ACCGCCAGATGCAGGGCGCCCTGGCCAAAGGCAATCTGTGGTACCTGTTCTTCATCGCTGCGCTGGCCATTTTGCGCGAAGGGGCCGAGACTACGATTTTCTACGCAGGGATGGCACCGGCCATCGATACCTCTCAGCTGCTGCTCGGGATTGGCAGCGCCCTAGTGGTTCTGATTATCCTCGGCTATGCCATAATTGCACTGAGTGCCAGATTGCCGGTTGCCGCCTTCTTCCGTGCTGCTACTGTGCTGATCTACTATCTGGTATTCCGCTTCCTCGGTGAGAGCCTCCACGCCTTGCAGATCGCAGGCAAGCTGCCTGCCCATAACGGGCACAGTCTGCCTTCCATCGGCTGGCTTGGCATGTATCCGACCTGGGAGACCACCATCCCGCAGCTGCTCATTCTCGTCTTCATCCTTTGGGAGCTGCTGCGCGGCAGACGTACTGCCAACAGGACGAAGGCCGCAAAAGGGATCACTAAGTAAACATACTAATTATGTATAAGCTGCAATCTGTGTTTGCCTTTAAACACGCAGATTGCAGCTTTTTGTATCTACCACAAATACACCACCTCAGTCCCCTTAATTCAGCCCCAGCCCAACCCCAAACCAAACTGCCTATTGCAACCTTCCGCGATTTGTTTTATTCTGATTATGAAAATAATTTTCTTATTAAACTCTGTTATTATGTAAATTAATTTCAGAATCAGTTTAAAATCAGTTCTTCAGGCAAAAACTAAACATGTCCATTTCTGCATGTCCATTTCTGAATCTATAGAAAAGAAGGTGAGTGCTTGTCTCCCATTCTGCATGCTCTGGAGCATGACAAGTCCAAGCTGTCGCAAATGGAACGCAAGCTGGCTGAGCGCATTTTGGCCTCGCCCGGGGAAATTGTCCATATGGGCATCACGGAGCTGGCGGAGGAATGCGGCATCAGCACGGCGACGATCACGCGGTTCTGCAAAGCGCTGCACTTCAAGGGTTATCCCGATTTCAAGCTCAAGCTGGCGGCTGAGCTGGCGCATAGCGACGGCTCGCCGGAGACCGGCAGCTCCTCTTATCAGGACATCGTGGCCGGCAATCCGCTGCAATTCATTGTAGAGGCCATGCAGGCCAATCATCTGGCCTCAATCCGGGACACTACCTCGCTGCTGGATCTGGGCCGTCTGCAGCAGGTCATTGATCTGCTGTGCCGGGCGCGGCGGGTCGATCTGTACGGGATGGCAACCTCATCCATCGTAGCCCAGGATTTCTATCAGAAGCTGATCCGCATCGGCGTGAACTGCACCGCTTTTGCCGATTCCCATATGCAGATTACTTCCGCTTCCTCCCTCTTTTCCGGCGATGTAGCCTTCGCAGTCTCTTATTCGGGGGAGACCCCGGAGACGGTAGATGCCTTAACCTGTGCGGCCGCAAGCGGTGCAGCTACGGTGTCGTTAACCTCATACGGAAGCAGCACACTCGCTACGCTGGCTGATATTCCGCTGTTCTCCTCGTCTCTTGAGCAGGGCATGCGGCGCGGCGATATGGCGTCGCGGATCGCACAGTTGCATATCATCGATATTCTGTTCACCGGCATGGTAAGTACCCGGTTCGGGGATTTCATCCCAAGGCTTGAGCAATCTTATCGGAACGTCCAACATTACCGTCATAAACGGGGAGGTCAAATCTAATGAATATTTTAAAATTTCAGCATGAAGAAGATTTCGCAGCCACAGGAGCCAACCTGATCGCCAGCCTGCTGCAAAGCAATCCCAGAGCCGTTCTGGGGCTGGCTACCGGAAGCTCCCCTGTCGGGGTATACGAGAAGTTGGTGGAGATGCACCGCAAGGGCAACGTCAGCTTCGCCAAGGCCTCATCGTACAACCTGGACGAATATGTCGGACTGCCTGTGGATCACCCGCAGAGCTACCGGAGCTTCATGAATGAGCATCTGTTCAATCACATCGATATCGACCCGGCCCGCACCCATGTGCCGAACGGAAATGCTCCGGACCTTGCGGCTGAATGCCTTGCGTATGACAAGCTGCTGGAAGATAATGGTCCTGTAGATCTGCAGATCCTTGGCATCGGCAGCAACGGTCATATCGGCTTCAACGAGCCGGATGCCAGCCTGAGCAGCGGAACGC
This genomic interval from Paenibacillus sp. FSL H8-0332 contains the following:
- a CDS encoding MurR/RpiR family transcriptional regulator; amino-acid sequence: MSPILHALEHDKSKLSQMERKLAERILASPGEIVHMGITELAEECGISTATITRFCKALHFKGYPDFKLKLAAELAHSDGSPETGSSSYQDIVAGNPLQFIVEAMQANHLASIRDTTSLLDLGRLQQVIDLLCRARRVDLYGMATSSIVAQDFYQKLIRIGVNCTAFADSHMQITSASSLFSGDVAFAVSYSGETPETVDALTCAAASGAATVSLTSYGSSTLATLADIPLFSSSLEQGMRRGDMASRIAQLHIIDILFTGMVSTRFGDFIPRLEQSYRNVQHYRHKRGGQI
- the nagB gene encoding glucosamine-6-phosphate deaminase yields the protein MNILKFQHEEDFAATGANLIASLLQSNPRAVLGLATGSSPVGVYEKLVEMHRKGNVSFAKASSYNLDEYVGLPVDHPQSYRSFMNEHLFNHIDIDPARTHVPNGNAPDLAAECLAYDKLLEDNGPVDLQILGIGSNGHIGFNEPDASLSSGTHVVDLLEETLEANARFFERVEDVPRQAVTMGIGGILKAKQIVLLVRGEEKAEAVKNALEGPITTQCPASLLQSHPNVVVLLDEGAAKWLK